A genomic stretch from Erigeron canadensis isolate Cc75 chromosome 9, C_canadensis_v1, whole genome shotgun sequence includes:
- the LOC122583507 gene encoding malonyl-coenzyme A:anthocyanin 3-O-glucoside-6''-O-malonyltransferase-like: MAATNNHGLLTYLERCRVSAPPKTVGERTLTPTFMDLLNISVHPVNRVYLYEFPHSTSHFIKTLIPKLKHSLSITLQHFFPYASKLVMFPNNVTKKPEIRHVEGDSIALTFAESSLDFVDLVGDHPRECNKFHLLLPQLECPCNEYDQNDHDYLTKFPIFALQITIFPHLGISIGLTTHHILCDAKTAQDFLMAWTSITKNGTDEVYLAGGFLPFYDRSSVIKYSNTTSIDEIYMADQPWIQILEKMYQPRRSVVTQNDRVVGTFHLTKTQINLLKKWVLVQLPALEYVSSFIVGCAYVWICMAKSRNIIDLLGKKKDDDEFEEIEEAFSCHANLRGRLDPPVVPEGYFGNCVVPCITTAKRALLIGNKGFPKAVEVLVKCITDTVKSNKDVFEDAETWMQRITSLRKPAISMAGSPKFKVYDVDFGWGKPKKHEGIKINSNASDVITIDASRESPQDLEFGLSLCAKQMSAFIGIFDHEISSILSHHH; encoded by the coding sequence ATGGCTGCCACCAATAATCACGGGTTGTTGACATATCTTGAAAGATGTCGAGTCTCAGCACCACCAAAAACCGTGGGAGAAAGAACTTTGACACCAACTTTCATGGATTTGCTAAACATATCCGTCCATCCGGTTAACCGAGTTTACTTGTATGAGTTTCCACATTCTACATCTCATTTCATTAAAACACTTATTCCCAAACTCAAACACTCGTTGTCCATTACTCTTCAACATTTTTTTCCTTATGCAAGTAAATTGGTCATGTTTCCTAATAATGTCACCAAAAAGCCTGAAATCCGTCATGTTGAGGGTGATTCCATTGCGTTAACATTTGCCGAGTCTAGTCTTGATTTCGTTGATCTTGTAGGAGATCATCCTCGAGAGTGTAACAAGTTTCACCTTCTTTTACCTCAATTAGAATGTCCATGTAATGAATATGATCAAAATGATCATGACTACTTGACAAAATTTCCTATTTTTGCTCTTCAAATTACAATTTTCCCACACTTGGGCATTTCAATTGGTCTCACCACTCACCACATCCTTTGTGATGCAAAAACCGCGCAAGATTTCTTAATGGCGTGGACTTCGATAACTAAAAATGGTACGGATGAGGTATACTTAGCCGGTGGATTCTTACCATTTTATGATAGATCATCCGTTATCAAATACTCTAATACTACCTCTATAGATGAAATTTACATGGCTGATCAACCATGGATCCAAATTCTTGAAAAAATGTACCAACCCCGTCGTTCTGTTGTAACACAGAATGATAGAGTTGTTGGCACGTTCCACTTGACAAAAACACAAATCAATTTGCTTAAAAAATGGGTCTTGGTTCAACTTCCAGCATTGGAATACGTATCATCCTTCATAGTAGGTTGTGCTTATGTGTGGATTTGCATGGCCAAATCACGGAATATCATTGATCTTCTTGGAAAAAAGAAGGATGATGATGAGTTCGAAGAAATAGAAGAAGCCTTTTCTTGTCATGCAAATTTGAGGGGTCGTTTGGATCCACCTGTAGTTCCCGAAGGTTATTTTGGAAATTGTGTGGTGCCATGTATCACCACAGCTAAACGCGCGCTTCTTATAGGAAACAAAGGATTTCCAAAAGCCGTTGAGGTCCTAGTAAAATGTATAACAGATACGGTCAAGAGTAACAAAGATGTGTTTGAAGATGCGGAGACATGGATGCAGAGGATTACCTCATTGCGTAAACCGGCAATCAGCATGGCAGGATCTCCAAAGTTCAAAGTTTACGACGTTGATTTCGGATGGGGAAAGCCAAAAAAGCATGAGGGTATAAAAATAAACAGCAATGCGAGTGATGTGATCACAATTGATGCAAGCAGGGAATCACCACAAGATTTGGAGTTCGGTTTATCCCTTTGTGCTAAGCAGATGTCTGCTTTTATCGGTATATTTGACCACGAAATATCGAGCATCCTATCTCATCATCACTAA